Part of the Listeria innocua genome is shown below.
ATTAAACTACTAGTATTTAGGGTATATATTTTAGAACAATTATTCCTAAATGGTTTGGAATAGAGCAAATAAGGCATAGGCATAGATACTGCATTCCGACTTTTTGAAATGGAAGAACTTAATTAGGGGGATATCATATGGGTTCATATGGCGAATTGATTCGGGAAATACGGCTATCTAAAGGTTTGACTCAAAAAGAGGTATACACAGGAATTATATCTAGGTCTTATGCAATCGGATTTGAAAAAGGTAAACACGAGATTACTTTGAGTTTGTTTGAAGAAATTTTAAAGCGGATCATGGTTCCTCTAGATGAATTCTTTTTTATTTACAGAGACTTTTCTTCGACAGAGGATGATAGTTTTTGGATTGATTTCGTCGAGCTATCAGGTAAAAATGATGTTGTAGGGATGCAGGCGTTGCTAGATAAAATAACTTTAGAGCGAACGGAGCAGTCAGAAGTTAGAAAAGCGATACTTCATACGAGAATTCAAACTATTAATCATTATTTGCGTACGAATGTGTTTGATGAATCAAACATTTCCGATGAATATAAAAAAATTATTCATGACTATCTTTGGAAAATGCAGACGTGGACTTTAGAAGAGGTTCGTATTTTTTCCAATAGCATATCTTTTTTTGAGGAAGAAGTACAAATTCACTTTTATCAAATTATGTTGAAATCGTATGAAAAGTATAGGTACTATGATAGAGGAAGACTGCTATTTTGCCATCTATTTGCTAATCTAACAGACGAACTCATCATACAGAATAAAATCAATTATGCGAATCTAGTACTCGAAAAATTAAAAGAAGCATCTGAAACAAGTGGTAGCTTTAACAGTGCTTTTTATCGAATAGTAGCCAATTATTATCAAGGGGCTATTTGGATGAAAGAAGGCGAAGTGGAAAAGGGCTATCGCCAAGCCAAAAGAGCGATTCAAACATGGAAAGAACTACGCTATGAAGCAATAGCAGATTTGTATAGTGTGGTATTAAAACAATTTTTAGAAAAAGAAAATATTAAAGTAGAAGATTAGCTACCCTAAGATTTTCTATTTAAAAACACTAAAATGGAGTCGTTTTAGTGTTTTTTTGTTTGTGGTAAAGAGGTTTTATGTACTATATATAGCACTATTTACAGAGAGAAAACAAAGGAATGTAAAATAAAAGCAAGAAATGAGTCAAGAGGAGGTCTTCGGGTGATAAGTTATGGTGAGCTGATTCGGCAAATAAGGCAGTCTAAAAAAATCTCCCAAAAAGAAGTGTACACAGGGGTTATTAGTAAATCTTATGCAATTGAATTTGAAAAGGGAACCCATGCAATATCGAGCATTTTACTAGAGAAAATAGTAACAAAACTAATGGTAAGTATGGAAGAGTTTTTCTTCATGTATCATCAAGAGGAGTTGCCTGAGAAAGAGGACTTTTGGGAAGCCTACGAGCGGGCGTGTAAAACGGATGAAATTGCTATTTGGGAATTACTTTATCAAAAAATATCATCGGAAGAAGGAAAAATCAATCAAGTAAAAAGCGCGGCGATAAAACTTGAATTAGACCATATAAAAGGCAAACAAGTTATGGATAAAAAAGTGGTTCGGATTTTGGAGAACTACCTGATTGAAGCTGTTTTTTGGACGTTAGAGGATATATTCTTATTTACTCGGATGTTGCCGTACTTGTCTTTGAAAAGTCGGGTGCCATTTTATTATAAATTATTAAACACGCTGGACAGGTATCGTCATTTTGAACGAGGAAGAAGGATTTTACAAACAGCGATTGCTAGTATTATAGATGATTTTATAGAGAAAAATGAAATCGAGCATATGGAGCTGATGATAAGAAGTTTAAAAAAGATTAGTGATGATTGTGAGGGTGCTTATTTTAAAATTCTCTGCATGTATTATCATGGAATTATTGAGCGGGGAGAAGGCGCAGAAATCAAGCAGGCGATAGCTATTTTACGGGTGTTAGGTTATGAGAATAAAGCGTTAAAGTATGAAGCAATGTATCGACAATTTAGTTTAAAAGCAACGATATAAAAATAATTTAAAGAAAGCTAAAAAGAACCAATCTTTTTAGCTTTCTTTTTTCGAGTAGTATATATGCGACATTAGAAAATTTTAAGACTCCGCATAGTATTATATAGACTGAAGTACGGCTTAAAGCCACATTGACAGTGAAGGGAGGGGCTTTGGCAAAGAAACTAAATGCCAACTGACACTGCAAATTTAGCGTTAAAAGGAGGAAGATTGTTATTTTAAAGAAAATATTTATTGCATTAATTGCGCTTGTAGTTATTATCAATACAGTTAGTTTTACGGCTGTTTCTGCAAGCACACCTACATGGTTAGAACAAACCATGAATAGTAATGAACCGTTTATAAAAGAGATTGAAAAAGAAACTGGTAAGACGAGAGCGAATATTACACAGACAGATTTAGAAGCTATAACCGCCTTGCGAGTAACAGGGGCAAGTGATATTCCGACAAATATCGATATGTTAACTCATTTAACTACGTTAGAAGTTAAAAGTGGAACATTATCTTCTGTATCTAACTCAGTGGGGAATTTAAAAGAGTTAAAAATCTTAGTTCTGAATGATAATAATTTAAGCACCTTTCCAACGATTGTTTTCCAACTACCTAAGTTAGAAGAATTACAAGTTTCTGGGGGAACGATAGAAGAAATCCCTGCCACAATAACAAATATGGCGAGTCATTTGAAATTCTTAGGGATATTAAATAACCATTTAGTGAAGGTTCCAGACGCAATTTTCACTACGAACTGGACAAATGCTACTGGGGGAGACTTAGACTTAATGGCTGCAGGGAACCAGATTGTAACCAATATTCCTGCCAACTATATAAGCCAGTTTAATAATGGGAATAACCTATTAGAATTTTACGATAACAACTATCAAAAACAAGACCAACTAACTACAACACCTGGATATACCATTGATGTACCTGTTGGAACTGATTTTAATCAATTAACACCAGACAAAACGAAACTCGCACTAACATCTGGACGAACTTTACTCGCGCAACACGAATTCGAGTATTATGATGATGGTTCAAGTTCACTAATCCACAATGGCGTGGCAGCAGCACCGGGTCAAGCGACCATTTTCATCAAAAGCAAGTTTTCCACGCAATCAAACAAATTTGCCAGAACACAAGTTACAGTAAACATCATCGCGCTAAACGGCGGACCTATTACAGTGAAACATGAAGATACGAAAGGACAAGAACTTGCGCCACCTGTCATTTTAAATGGTAAAGACGGGGACCCTTATACAACGACACAAAAAACTTTCCCAGGCTACACTTTAGTTGCAACACCAGCCAATCAAAATGGTACATTCACCATGAACCCGGCTACAGTCAACTATGTATACAGCGCAAATGATTATAAACTAACCTCTACTTTCAAAGATGCCCAAGGTCAAGAACTGAAAGCGCCAGTTGTGGATACAAAAGATTACCATATCCAAGACAACTATACTACAACAGCAGCAACCATTCCTGGCTATTCTTTAGTTTCCACACCTGCTAATCAGAACGGAACTTTTGGAGCTGGGAATGTCACGGTTAATTATGTATACAAAAAAGACGATTATACACTTACTTCCACTTACAAAGATACGAATGGTCAAGAACTAAAAGCACCAGTGGTAGATGCGACAACGTATCATTATCAAGACACGTATACAACAACAGCCGCAGTTTTCCCAGGTTATACGTTAGTAGCAACGCCAACAAACGCTACTGGGACATTTGGTTCGTCAAACATCACTGTTAATTACGTATATCAAGCAAATGGCTATCAATTAACTTCTACATTTAAAGATCAACAAGGGAAGACAATCGCACCAGATGATGTCGATGCTAAAACCTATCACGTGAACGATCCCTATACAACAACTGCCAAAACGATCCCGGGTTACACATTAGTGACGACCCCTGCAAACAACCAAGGTAATTTTGGAACAAGCGATATTACGGTTGATTATGTTTATAAAGCAGAAGATTATACATTAACTTCGACGTACAAAGATGCACAGGGTAAAGAATTAAAACAACCCGTTGTAGATAGTAAAAAATATCATATTCAAGACAACTATTCTACAAGTGCAGCAGCCATTCCAGGTTATACGCTAGTAGCGACACCTGCGAACGAAACAGGAACCTTCCATACGAGCGATGTTACGGTTAATTATGTGTATAAATTAACAGACTTAAAATTAACTTCAACATATAAAGATGCGCAAGGAACTGAGTTAAAAGCCCCCGTTGTAGATAGCAAAACGTATCATATTCAAGATAACTATGCTACAACTGCAGCTGTCATTCCTGGCTATACATTAGTCGCAACACCAGCGAATCAATCAGGTACTTTTGGTAGCACGGATATCCAAGTGAACTATGTATACCAAGCAGTTGCTTATAAACTAACTTCGACGTACAAAGATCAACAAGGGAACGATTTAGCTTTACCAAAAGTAGATACAAAAACGTACCATATTCAGGATGGTTACACGACGAGTGATATTGCTATTCCAGGTTATACATTAGTCGCGGCTCCAACGAATCAAACAGGTACATTTGGTGCGAGTGATGTAACCGTGAATTATGTCTACAAAGCCAATGACTACACACTAACTTCAACATATAAAGATGCACAAGGTAAGGAATTAAAAACGCCAGTCATAGACAGTCAAAAATATCACATTAACGACACTTATACTACGACAGGAGCTACTATTCCAGGTTACACATTAGTCGCAGCACCAGCGAATCAATCCGGTACATTTGGCGCGGCGAATGTAACAGTCAACTATGTCTACAAAGCAGATGATTACACATTAACTTCGACCTACAAAGATGCAAACGGCAAAGAATTAAAAGCGCCAGTTGTAGACAGCAAAACTTACCATACAAAAGATAACTATTCTACTAGCGCAGCAACCATTCCAGGCTACACACTAGTGGCAGTACCAGCAAATCAAACAGGTACATTTAATACGAGCAATGTGACAGTCAATTATGTTTACAAAGCGAATGAATATACCTTAACTTCCACTTTCAAAAATGTACAAGGAACAGAACTAAAACCAGCTATCGTGAAAAAAGGATTTATTATTAAGGATGGCTATGCGACTAGTGGCGTAACAATTCCAGGCTATACATTAGTGGCAACACCATCGAACAAAAAAGGAACGTTTGGTGCTAGTAATGTAACAGTTAATTATGTATATAAAGCGAATGGTTATGCATTAATCACAACATATAAAGACACACAAGGTAAAGATTTAAAACCACTAGCCATTGATACAAAAATATACAATATTAACGACCCATACACTGCAACAGCGCTAAACATCCCAGGTTACACATTAACAACTACACCAGCCAATGAAAAAGGTGTATTTGGCGCAAGTGATGAAACAGTTAATTACGTATATAAAGCAAATGATTATACGTTAACAACTACCTACAAAGACGCAAACGGCAAAGAACTACAAGCACCTAAAGTAGACGCGAAAACTTATCATATCCAAGACACATACAAAACAACTGCAGCAGTAATTCCTGGATATACATTAGTTGCAACACCTAAGAATGACCAAGGTGCTTTTGGAGCGAACAATGTAACTGTGAATTACGTGTACCAAACGAATGATTACACGCTAACTTCGACATTTAAAGATGCTCAAGGAAACGAATTAAAAGCAGCAGAAGTAGACGCTCAAAAATATCATATTCATGACACTTACACATCGAAAGCAGCCGTGATTCCGGGTTACACTTTAGAAAAAACACCAACGAACGAAACGGGTACTTTTAATGCGAGTGATATTCAAGTAAATTATGTGTATAAAGCAAATGATTATCAACTTACTTCTACTTTTAAAGATCAACAAGGCAACGAAATAGCATTACCAACAGTTGATGCGAAAACTTATCACATTCATGACGCGTATACAACGAAAGCTCGCTTGATTCCAGGATATAGCCTAGTAGCTGCACCAAAGAACCAAATAGGTGCTTTTGGAACAAGTGATGTAACAGTCAATTATGTGTATAAAAAAGATGCTATTATCAAACCTATTACTCCAGCGAAACCAACTATTATTACAATAAAAACACCTGCAAGTAAAGTAATTAAGACTAAAGTAGTTAAGCAAACTCTTCCTAAAACAGGGGATGACGATGCCGGACTATTAAACCTACTAAGACTTATAGGACTCGTTTTAATTTTAGGCGTATTTTTGGCAGTCGGAAGTAAAAAATTAAGATAAGCATAACGTAGATTAAAACACCGCCGCAGATTGTTGTGGTGGTGTTTTAACTAATATATACGACATTAGAAATACCCATTTTGGAAAAGATGTATGATTTTTATTGTAAAGAATTTCACAAAGGAAGAGGCGATTCTTTGTTAGAGAAAAAGTATCAAATCCATTTACAAAATCATTACGATGCAACGAGTAGGCAAGTGCAAAAGAAAGAAATAAAAGTCTTAAAAAAACGCAAAAATTTATTAATTGGGGAAGTTTTCCCATATCAAATTTGTTTAGAAAGCACGATGGAATATTCAAGATTTATGTTGTGGTTTGAAAAAGAAGTCCAAAAAATCGTGAAAGAACTTTGGAATCAACATTTTATTATCAAACTAACATTATCCCAATTACATTTCCGCGAAACCATTCTCTTTTTAGAGCATTTAAAAGATTTTAGTAAACGGATAACGATTGAATTTATCGGTGAAGACACACCAGAAATTAAAAAACATTTTTCCGTCCAAGAGCAAGAAGCGTTTTTTATAGGGAAACTAAGAATGCTAAAAAAATGGAAATTCATTATTTCTAAACATATCGAAGGCTGCTCAGTGGAACAAACCCTTGCTTTTACCCCGTGTCTACATGAAATAAAATACACGATGAGCCAACAAGCACGAATGGAAGAAAATATTATCGATTTGCACATGTTCATCGATTTTTGGGAATACTGGGCTTCACATAAAAAATTGAAATTTGTAGTCGAAGTGAAAGAAGAGGATTTTATTACGAAGTCTTTGATGCATAAAAAGGTCCACGTACAATTTGAGAATGCGTAGCGGATGAAGTGGACCCGAGAGTTTACTATTAATTAATAATGTTAAGCTGTAGAAAAAGGGAGAAATCTTTTTTACTACAGCTTTTTGATTGT
Proteins encoded:
- a CDS encoding XRE/MutR family transcriptional regulator, with translation MGSYGELIREIRLSKGLTQKEVYTGIISRSYAIGFEKGKHEITLSLFEEILKRIMVPLDEFFFIYRDFSSTEDDSFWIDFVELSGKNDVVGMQALLDKITLERTEQSEVRKAILHTRIQTINHYLRTNVFDESNISDEYKKIIHDYLWKMQTWTLEEVRIFSNSISFFEEEVQIHFYQIMLKSYEKYRYYDRGRLLFCHLFANLTDELIIQNKINYANLVLEKLKEASETSGSFNSAFYRIVANYYQGAIWMKEGEVEKGYRQAKRAIQTWKELRYEAIADLYSVVLKQFLEKENIKVED
- a CDS encoding helix-turn-helix domain-containing protein, whose product is MISYGELIRQIRQSKKISQKEVYTGVISKSYAIEFEKGTHAISSILLEKIVTKLMVSMEEFFFMYHQEELPEKEDFWEAYERACKTDEIAIWELLYQKISSEEGKINQVKSAAIKLELDHIKGKQVMDKKVVRILENYLIEAVFWTLEDIFLFTRMLPYLSLKSRVPFYYKLLNTLDRYRHFERGRRILQTAIASIIDDFIEKNEIEHMELMIRSLKKISDDCEGAYFKILCMYYHGIIERGEGAEIKQAIAILRVLGYENKALKYEAMYRQFSLKATI
- a CDS encoding MucBP domain-containing protein: MLKKIFIALIALVVIINTVSFTAVSASTPTWLEQTMNSNEPFIKEIEKETGKTRANITQTDLEAITALRVTGASDIPTNIDMLTHLTTLEVKSGTLSSVSNSVGNLKELKILVLNDNNLSTFPTIVFQLPKLEELQVSGGTIEEIPATITNMASHLKFLGILNNHLVKVPDAIFTTNWTNATGGDLDLMAAGNQIVTNIPANYISQFNNGNNLLEFYDNNYQKQDQLTTTPGYTIDVPVGTDFNQLTPDKTKLALTSGRTLLAQHEFEYYDDGSSSLIHNGVAAAPGQATIFIKSKFSTQSNKFARTQVTVNIIALNGGPITVKHEDTKGQELAPPVILNGKDGDPYTTTQKTFPGYTLVATPANQNGTFTMNPATVNYVYSANDYKLTSTFKDAQGQELKAPVVDTKDYHIQDNYTTTAATIPGYSLVSTPANQNGTFGAGNVTVNYVYKKDDYTLTSTYKDTNGQELKAPVVDATTYHYQDTYTTTAAVFPGYTLVATPTNATGTFGSSNITVNYVYQANGYQLTSTFKDQQGKTIAPDDVDAKTYHVNDPYTTTAKTIPGYTLVTTPANNQGNFGTSDITVDYVYKAEDYTLTSTYKDAQGKELKQPVVDSKKYHIQDNYSTSAAAIPGYTLVATPANETGTFHTSDVTVNYVYKLTDLKLTSTYKDAQGTELKAPVVDSKTYHIQDNYATTAAVIPGYTLVATPANQSGTFGSTDIQVNYVYQAVAYKLTSTYKDQQGNDLALPKVDTKTYHIQDGYTTSDIAIPGYTLVAAPTNQTGTFGASDVTVNYVYKANDYTLTSTYKDAQGKELKTPVIDSQKYHINDTYTTTGATIPGYTLVAAPANQSGTFGAANVTVNYVYKADDYTLTSTYKDANGKELKAPVVDSKTYHTKDNYSTSAATIPGYTLVAVPANQTGTFNTSNVTVNYVYKANEYTLTSTFKNVQGTELKPAIVKKGFIIKDGYATSGVTIPGYTLVATPSNKKGTFGASNVTVNYVYKANGYALITTYKDTQGKDLKPLAIDTKIYNINDPYTATALNIPGYTLTTTPANEKGVFGASDETVNYVYKANDYTLTTTYKDANGKELQAPKVDAKTYHIQDTYKTTAAVIPGYTLVATPKNDQGAFGANNVTVNYVYQTNDYTLTSTFKDAQGNELKAAEVDAQKYHIHDTYTSKAAVIPGYTLEKTPTNETGTFNASDIQVNYVYKANDYQLTSTFKDQQGNEIALPTVDAKTYHIHDAYTTKARLIPGYSLVAAPKNQIGAFGTSDVTVNYVYKKDAIIKPITPAKPTIITIKTPASKVIKTKVVKQTLPKTGDDDAGLLNLLRLIGLVLILGVFLAVGSKKLR